From Sulfuracidifex tepidarius, one genomic window encodes:
- a CDS encoding zinc ribbon domain-containing protein yields the protein MVKICPRCGYQNTDDASFCMRCGNDLRSVQPVNYQIPPPPPQPQSGYPLGQYPPKPPFKFPMKAIIGAVIAVVAIVVVLVVVVPILTAPGYPITTSSLSSVYGGSWTVDNSHSFQVTFSSSSMTISYFNGTTKTLPLTSFNDSFIFNGNSYIYNGNMSTQYFVLFNSSSGSVHEEVEKIVVGSPLYKAIASNFSSISTWFSFNGFSNIKQNGNVYYSYYNFFFSSSGEEMIFDRSNGVTVFLATNDINSNIAAKFASMV from the coding sequence ATGGTAAAGATCTGTCCTAGATGCGGTTATCAGAACACTGATGACGCATCCTTCTGCATGAGGTGTGGAAACGACTTAAGGTCAGTTCAACCCGTCAACTACCAGATCCCTCCACCACCTCCACAGCCTCAGAGTGGATACCCCCTAGGTCAATATCCGCCCAAACCGCCTTTCAAGTTCCCCATGAAGGCTATAATCGGTGCAGTTATAGCTGTGGTGGCGATTGTCGTAGTTTTAGTTGTTGTAGTTCCCATTCTCACAGCTCCCGGGTATCCCATCACCACCTCAAGCCTATCCTCAGTGTACGGTGGTTCATGGACTGTAGACAATTCTCATAGTTTTCAGGTAACGTTCTCCTCCAGTTCTATGACGATCTCCTATTTCAACGGAACCACGAAAACTCTTCCGCTAACCAGCTTTAATGATAGTTTCATATTTAACGGAAACAGTTATATTTATAATGGAAATATGTCTACTCAGTACTTCGTTCTCTTCAACAGTTCTTCAGGGTCTGTACACGAAGAAGTAGAGAAGATAGTCGTAGGTTCCCCTCTTTACAAGGCTATAGCGTCAAACTTCTCGAGCATAAGTACTTGGTTCAGCTTCAACGGGTTCTCCAACATCAAACAGAATGGGAACGTTTACTATTCCTACTACAACTTCTTCTTTAGCAGTTCAGGTGAGGAAATGATATTCGACAGGTCTAACGGAGTTACAGTTTTTCTAGCAACAAATGACATTAACTCAAATATAGCGGCTAAGTTTGCATCAATGGTCTAA
- a CDS encoding protein kinase domain-containing protein: MKSGDVVSVNYREKTTQPTRPHVALPSSWVGGKISVYSIKSVIGEGGNGYVLLGKYNGKKYAIKVLKVREGQGTVSVTSYFSGLSKEAANLIDLSEWRGMVKIYAVSVDNVIDEIMRSNDSLYLSDPPRLIMEYMEGGILEGAILNDTLFYSNKWNDAVTRVASQVANALQYVHSQGYVHLDVKPNNVFLLSPVRTAEEMEKVEVKLGDLGSATRIGKDVGQLTLEYATPEQIVETASPKMDVFSLGMTIYVSLTRRVDRPDTEHMRKAFSLASKGMMKEARREVDEAKRCLSSWEVGNGGVGLLRDPMLKRMLSPNPWDRPSMKEVTEWLSNL, from the coding sequence ATGAAAAGCGGGGACGTGGTTAGCGTAAATTACCGGGAGAAGACTACCCAACCAACTCGACCTCATGTAGCCCTGCCGTCTTCATGGGTCGGAGGGAAGATCTCAGTCTACTCTATCAAATCAGTAATAGGCGAAGGGGGTAACGGATACGTCCTCTTGGGCAAGTACAACGGGAAGAAATACGCCATTAAGGTACTCAAGGTGAGGGAAGGACAGGGGACGGTATCTGTCACGTCATACTTCTCCGGTCTCTCCAAGGAGGCCGCGAACCTCATCGATTTATCCGAGTGGAGGGGTATGGTAAAGATTTACGCCGTGAGTGTGGACAACGTTATAGACGAGATAATGAGGAGTAACGACTCTCTTTACCTCAGCGACCCTCCTAGGCTGATCATGGAATACATGGAGGGCGGAATTTTAGAGGGGGCGATCCTTAACGATACTCTCTTCTACTCTAACAAGTGGAATGACGCAGTGACACGTGTGGCGTCCCAAGTGGCTAACGCCTTACAATACGTCCACTCTCAAGGCTACGTACATCTGGACGTGAAACCGAATAACGTGTTCCTGCTCTCACCAGTGAGGACTGCAGAGGAAATGGAGAAGGTTGAGGTCAAGCTAGGTGACTTGGGTAGCGCTACGCGAATAGGAAAGGACGTCGGACAGCTGACCTTAGAGTATGCAACTCCCGAACAGATTGTAGAGACGGCTTCCCCCAAGATGGACGTCTTCTCCTTGGGTATGACGATTTACGTCTCCCTCACTAGGAGGGTCGACAGACCCGACACGGAACACATGAGGAAGGCCTTCTCTCTTGCGTCGAAGGGTATGATGAAGGAAGCAAGGAGAGAGGTGGATGAAGCTAAGAGGTGTCTCTCGTCCTGGGAAGTCGGGAATGGCGGGGTAGGGCTTCTAAGGGACCCTATGTTGAAAAGGATGTTGAGCCCAAACCCCTGGGATAGACCTTCCATGAAGGAGGTAACGGAATGGTTATCAAATCTATGA